The following are encoded in a window of Rubellicoccus peritrichatus genomic DNA:
- a CDS encoding class I SAM-dependent methyltransferase, whose protein sequence is MKQFLSFAFIYDFFQWAAGANNLRQWYTHKLLKADKGATLYEAGCGTGSILNLIPEVKDYFGYDISPSYIAQAKERFPNYHFHVIEGDDLSVMPSFPCDIFFCVGLLHHLTDEQVTAVMKLAKQNLKQRGRFVALEPCYLRHQSKLSHWLMSKDRGEYIRHPEQYAELISEHFKDVKLDVVTNLTNIPYIHLAIEANN, encoded by the coding sequence ATGAAACAATTTCTCAGTTTTGCCTTCATTTACGACTTTTTCCAATGGGCTGCAGGTGCCAACAATCTTCGGCAATGGTACACGCACAAACTGCTAAAAGCTGACAAAGGTGCCACCCTTTACGAGGCAGGTTGCGGAACCGGATCTATCCTCAACTTGATCCCCGAAGTTAAAGATTACTTTGGCTACGACATTAGTCCTTCCTATATTGCCCAGGCCAAGGAACGGTTTCCCAATTATCACTTTCACGTCATTGAAGGCGACGACCTCAGTGTGATGCCTTCATTTCCATGCGACATTTTTTTCTGTGTTGGCTTACTGCACCACTTGACTGATGAGCAGGTGACTGCCGTCATGAAACTCGCCAAACAAAATCTTAAGCAAAGAGGTCGCTTTGTAGCGCTCGAACCATGTTACTTGAGGCATCAGTCCAAACTAAGCCACTGGCTGATGTCAAAAGACCGTGGGGAATACATCAGGCATCCGGAACAGTATGCTGAACTCATTTCAGAGCACTTCAAAGATGTAAAGCTGGATGTGGTAACCAACCTGACCAACATTCCCTATATCCATCTGGCCATAGAGGCGAACAATTGA
- a CDS encoding glycosyltransferase family 2 protein, with translation MKLSLIIPVLNERDNLPNLLDVIDATFKQEPGISLELIFVDDGSTDQTFHFLQEQSLKDPRIKVIRFARNFGSHAALLAGFSNCTGDAAAYLAADLQDPPETVLKMVEEWKQGHYIVWGTREQRDDGILAGVFSKIYSSLMRKFALPNMPTTGLDLCLIDRKVIDAITGIAEKNTSIFGLILWTGFPQTFVPYHRHERKRGRSRWTLGKKIKLFVDSFVAFSFFPIRLVTYFGFLFSTLGFLYGGFVAVRAAMGLTGISGWASIITLIVFLSGIQLLMLGIVAEYLWRTFDESRHRPPYIIIDDANVSKPKTDTNQ, from the coding sequence ATGAAGCTAAGCCTTATCATACCCGTCCTGAATGAGCGCGATAATCTCCCCAACTTGTTGGATGTCATTGATGCAACCTTCAAGCAAGAGCCAGGCATATCTCTTGAACTAATATTCGTTGATGACGGTTCGACTGATCAGACATTTCATTTTCTTCAAGAACAGTCATTAAAAGATCCACGGATAAAAGTGATCCGGTTTGCCAGAAACTTCGGCAGCCATGCAGCACTTCTTGCAGGCTTTTCAAATTGCACCGGTGATGCCGCTGCATATCTCGCTGCGGATCTCCAAGACCCCCCTGAGACAGTCTTGAAAATGGTCGAAGAGTGGAAGCAAGGTCACTATATAGTCTGGGGGACTCGCGAACAGCGCGACGATGGTATTCTGGCTGGAGTTTTTTCAAAAATCTATTCTTCACTGATGCGTAAATTTGCGCTGCCTAATATGCCGACCACGGGCCTGGACCTCTGCCTGATTGATCGCAAAGTGATTGATGCCATTACAGGTATTGCAGAAAAAAATACTTCTATCTTCGGGCTAATTCTGTGGACTGGTTTTCCTCAAACTTTTGTTCCATACCATCGCCATGAAAGAAAACGCGGTCGATCACGATGGACTCTCGGAAAGAAGATCAAACTTTTCGTCGATAGTTTTGTCGCCTTTTCATTCTTCCCCATAAGATTAGTGACATACTTTGGGTTCCTCTTCTCCACTCTAGGGTTTCTCTACGGGGGCTTTGTTGCCGTCCGCGCGGCAATGGGACTGACGGGCATAAGTGGCTGGGCTTCAATAATCACACTGATCGTTTTCCTCTCCGGCATTCAACTTCTGATGCTGGGTATTGTGGCAGAATACCTATGGAGGACTTTTGACGAATCGCGGCATCGCCCGCCATACATAATCATTGATGATGCCAACGTCTCCAAGCCAAAGACTGACACAAACCAATGA
- a CDS encoding acetyltransferase, with amino-acid sequence MKQNLIIVGCNGNCIDIADTVEAIQSNGGSMSLIGFLDDSPDLAGSDVCGYPVLGKLEDGPKFAEAFFVNGIGSPTSYSIKRELINKVCPDNNRWATIIHPKAQVSRHAEIGNGTVLLANASVGAFAKVGNHCFLLQNACVSHHSIVEDYTSLAVGVCISGGCHIGSNCYLGSNSVFRENISIGDKTLVGMGSVVTKSFPGDQVIIGNPAHPKS; translated from the coding sequence ATGAAGCAAAACCTGATCATTGTCGGTTGTAATGGAAATTGCATCGACATCGCCGACACCGTTGAAGCAATTCAAAGCAATGGTGGGAGCATGAGCTTGATCGGATTCCTTGATGATTCCCCCGACTTAGCCGGGTCCGATGTTTGTGGTTATCCAGTCCTCGGTAAACTTGAAGATGGCCCGAAATTCGCAGAGGCATTTTTCGTCAATGGAATTGGCAGCCCCACATCCTACTCAATAAAACGTGAGCTCATCAATAAAGTATGCCCTGACAATAATCGCTGGGCAACAATCATTCATCCCAAAGCGCAGGTTTCCCGTCACGCAGAAATAGGCAATGGCACAGTCTTACTGGCGAATGCATCGGTCGGCGCATTTGCAAAGGTGGGCAACCACTGCTTCCTGCTTCAAAATGCCTGTGTGTCTCACCATTCCATCGTAGAAGACTATACTTCACTTGCAGTAGGTGTATGCATATCGGGTGGATGCCATATCGGCAGTAACTGCTACCTTGGCTCTAATAGCGTTTTTAGAGAAAATATCTCAATTGGTGATAAGACACTGGTCGGCATGGGCTCGGTTGTTACTAAGTCTTTTCCCGGAGACCAAGTCATTATCGGAAACCCAGCGCATCCGAAATCATGA
- a CDS encoding DegT/DnrJ/EryC1/StrS family aminotransferase: MTTRQPIPFLDIGKQYDSIREDAVEAFKRIADSTAYCQGPETLAFEKEFAEWSKASHCVSVNSGTSALHLALHCLDIKEGDEVITVPMTFVSTAWAILYVNAKPVFVDIDPIRRTMNPKQLENAITPRTKAIIPVHLYGMPADMNYIMEIADRHNIPVIEDAAQAHGATYKDRQVGAFGAASCFSFYPGKNLGALGEGGALLTESSDIAERARRLRNHSQPERYHHDELGYNYRMDSIQAAMLRIKLKRLRAWNEARSKHAKKYRELLSGLPIGLPQEPEDSSSAWHLFVIETPERDKLAQALKDEGIMTGLHYPIPLHLQAAFEYLGYSEGEFPITEKLAKECLSLPLFPELTIEQIERVSNSIHKFF, from the coding sequence ATGACCACGAGACAGCCTATTCCATTTCTCGATATCGGCAAACAGTATGACAGCATACGTGAAGATGCAGTTGAGGCATTTAAGCGAATTGCAGATTCAACGGCCTATTGCCAAGGACCAGAGACGCTGGCCTTTGAAAAGGAGTTTGCTGAATGGAGCAAGGCAAGCCACTGCGTCAGTGTGAACAGCGGAACAAGTGCTCTTCATTTGGCACTACACTGCCTCGACATCAAGGAGGGCGATGAAGTCATAACAGTTCCAATGACTTTCGTCTCAACGGCCTGGGCAATTCTCTACGTCAACGCGAAACCCGTCTTTGTTGATATCGATCCAATCCGCCGGACGATGAATCCGAAGCAATTGGAGAATGCAATTACACCGCGGACCAAAGCAATAATACCGGTTCATTTATATGGAATGCCGGCTGACATGAACTACATTATGGAGATTGCCGATCGCCATAACATACCTGTGATTGAAGACGCCGCCCAGGCTCATGGCGCCACCTACAAAGACAGGCAAGTTGGCGCGTTTGGAGCCGCATCATGCTTCAGTTTTTATCCTGGCAAGAATCTTGGAGCACTTGGCGAAGGTGGTGCATTATTAACTGAAAGCAGTGACATTGCCGAACGCGCGCGACGCCTGAGAAACCATAGCCAGCCAGAACGCTACCACCACGATGAACTAGGCTACAACTATCGGATGGACAGCATTCAAGCCGCAATGCTGCGCATCAAACTAAAGCGTCTCAGAGCATGGAACGAAGCACGATCCAAACACGCGAAAAAATATCGAGAACTGCTCTCAGGCCTGCCAATCGGCTTACCTCAAGAACCAGAAGACTCATCAAGCGCATGGCACCTTTTTGTTATTGAAACACCTGAGCGTGATAAGCTCGCTCAAGCGCTTAAGGATGAGGGAATCATGACAGGCCTCCACTACCCCATCCCTCTCCACCTGCAGGCGGCATTTGAATATCTGGGCTATAGTGAAGGTGAATTCCCAATAACTGAGAAACTGGCTAAAGAATGCCTGTCTCTCCCTCTCTTTCCCGAATTAACCATTGAGCAAATCGAGCGAGTTTCTAACAGTATCCATAAATTTTTCTGA
- a CDS encoding DegT/DnrJ/EryC1/StrS family aminotransferase codes for MTSFSVPLTTPLLGQEESDAVHRCLSSGWVTQGPEVKKFEEEWAGATESPFACAVSNCTAALHLGLLVVGVKPQDEVITVSHSYIATANAIQHCGAKPVFVDIEPATFNIDPKKIESAITEQTTAILAVHQMGMPCDMQAIMEIANRHGLAVVEDSACAMGSQILWQDEWRHVGYPIGNVSCFSLHPRKILTTGDGGMLTTRDSAFDAQLRLLRQHGMSVSDQARHKSNEVIFESYPIVGYNYRMTDLQAAVGREQLKRLPWIIERRRLLASNYEEHLKGVSPPVEPAWAKSNWQSYCVRLPDHCDLKQTMQKMLDHGIATRRGIMCAHREPAYADHRITQPLTESERAQDSSMIIPLFPQMTEDQQEHVINTLSKITQA; via the coding sequence GTGACCTCATTTTCCGTCCCATTAACAACACCGCTACTTGGGCAAGAGGAGTCCGATGCGGTTCATCGTTGTCTCAGCAGTGGATGGGTCACTCAAGGTCCTGAAGTAAAAAAATTTGAGGAAGAATGGGCTGGTGCAACCGAGTCGCCTTTCGCCTGTGCGGTATCCAACTGCACAGCTGCTCTCCATCTTGGACTTCTTGTCGTTGGTGTGAAACCTCAAGACGAAGTGATCACCGTCAGTCACTCATACATCGCGACTGCAAACGCGATTCAACACTGTGGCGCCAAACCGGTCTTTGTCGATATTGAGCCAGCGACATTTAACATCGATCCGAAGAAAATCGAGTCTGCCATCACAGAGCAAACCACGGCCATACTTGCCGTCCATCAGATGGGGATGCCCTGTGACATGCAAGCGATAATGGAGATCGCCAATCGTCATGGCCTTGCAGTCGTAGAAGATAGCGCATGCGCAATGGGGAGCCAGATACTATGGCAGGATGAATGGAGGCATGTGGGTTATCCGATAGGTAATGTCAGTTGTTTTTCACTTCATCCCAGAAAGATTCTGACAACTGGTGACGGAGGCATGCTGACTACACGTGACAGTGCATTCGATGCCCAACTTCGCCTGCTTCGCCAACATGGGATGAGCGTGTCTGACCAGGCTCGACATAAATCCAATGAGGTCATTTTTGAGAGTTACCCAATCGTGGGTTACAACTATCGAATGACAGACCTGCAAGCTGCAGTAGGACGAGAGCAGCTCAAACGTCTGCCCTGGATCATTGAGCGCAGAAGACTTCTTGCCTCCAACTACGAAGAACACCTGAAAGGGGTCAGCCCCCCAGTAGAACCAGCATGGGCCAAAAGCAATTGGCAAAGCTATTGCGTACGCCTGCCTGACCATTGCGATTTGAAACAAACGATGCAAAAAATGCTGGATCACGGAATCGCAACGCGACGCGGCATCATGTGCGCACATCGTGAGCCCGCCTACGCAGACCATAGAATCACTCAGCCTCTAACTGAGTCAGAGCGCGCTCAGGATTCTTCAATGATCATTCCACTTTTTCCACAAATGACAGAAGATCAGCAAGAGCATGTCATCAATACACTTTCAAAGATTACCCAAGCATGA
- a CDS encoding SDR family NAD(P)-dependent oxidoreductase: protein MSKVKRIVVTGGAGFIGSEVVNQLVSEGFDVTAVDNLTNGSESNLKDITSDQFELKTVDIRDTESMRSILTGADLVFHLACLGVRHSIHSPMENHEVNATATLELLRLARSLEVERFVYVSSSEVYGTAISVPQPETHPTLPMTVYGASKLAGECYTRAYHRTYDYPTTVVRPFNTYGPRCHHEGDSGEVIPKFLLRAMTNEPLIVFGDGEQTRDFTYVSDTAAGIIKIGFSDATIGETINLGYGEELSINTLAAEIKSICSGTQSSIVYENPRPGDVLRLYADMSKAQSLIGYQPKVSLGEGLKRLLQWYRDSGRDPVEMLKEESVFNWEQPKS from the coding sequence ATGTCTAAAGTTAAGCGCATAGTAGTGACTGGAGGAGCTGGATTTATCGGCTCAGAAGTGGTCAATCAATTGGTCTCGGAAGGGTTCGATGTAACAGCAGTCGACAACCTGACGAATGGCTCTGAATCAAATCTCAAGGATATAACCAGTGATCAGTTTGAGCTTAAGACCGTAGACATCAGAGACACTGAAAGTATGCGAAGCATCCTGACCGGTGCTGACCTGGTCTTTCATCTCGCATGTCTCGGCGTTCGCCACTCGATTCATTCACCGATGGAGAATCATGAGGTCAACGCAACTGCGACACTTGAGCTACTTCGCCTGGCCCGATCATTGGAAGTCGAAAGGTTTGTCTATGTATCCAGCTCAGAGGTTTACGGCACGGCTATCTCAGTGCCTCAACCAGAGACTCATCCGACGCTGCCCATGACCGTATACGGTGCATCAAAACTGGCGGGTGAATGTTACACCAGGGCATACCACAGGACCTACGATTACCCGACTACAGTAGTGCGCCCTTTCAACACTTATGGCCCTCGTTGCCACCATGAAGGAGACAGCGGTGAAGTCATTCCGAAGTTCCTGCTGCGAGCAATGACTAATGAACCCTTGATCGTTTTTGGAGACGGTGAACAAACACGGGATTTCACCTACGTCTCAGATACTGCTGCAGGTATCATCAAAATTGGATTTTCAGATGCAACGATTGGTGAAACAATCAACCTCGGCTACGGTGAAGAGCTATCGATCAATACATTAGCAGCTGAAATAAAAAGCATCTGCAGCGGAACCCAATCTTCAATCGTCTATGAGAACCCTCGGCCAGGTGATGTTCTACGCCTTTATGCTGACATGAGCAAAGCCCAGAGCCTCATTGGCTATCAACCCAAGGTATCCTTGGGCGAAGGGTTAAAGCGGTTGTTACAATGGTATCGAGACTCTGGACGTGACCCTGTCGAAATGTTGAAAGAGGAAAGCGTCTTCAACTGGGAACAGCCGAAATCGTGA